One Phoenix dactylifera cultivar Barhee BC4 chromosome 14, palm_55x_up_171113_PBpolish2nd_filt_p, whole genome shotgun sequence DNA window includes the following coding sequences:
- the LOC103704835 gene encoding protein ACTIVITY OF BC1 COMPLEX KINASE 1, chloroplastic encodes MEFYTTCLPSSSNASRHFLPVRGCHVFKCRNNMSYCAHPRLRPPVRRSKQFLSFRIKNAASTSSAPASQKMAPSSSRNGKITKKSSTEKFSAMEQLDIERGVCIPFRKYTPETVRNKVLESRGAILSLIGRGVEIVWNLGLYWSALTYDCLVGRDEEVVPYRARQLRNLLCNLGPSFIKAGQVLANRPDIIREDYMNELCILQDDVPPFPNQEAFAIIEEELGQPLEKVFSRISSKTIAAASLGQVYRATLRETREDVAIKVQRPGIEPIIYRDLFLFRTLASFLNGISLQKLGCNAELIVDEFGEKLLEELDYTLEARNMEDFLENFKNDPTVKIPRAYKQLSGPRVLVMEWIDGIRCTDPEAIREAGIDVNGFLTVGVSAALRQLLEFGLFHGDPHPGNIFAMRDGRIAYVDFGNVAVLSQQNKQILIDAIVHAVNEDYVEMANDFTRLGFLASGTDVSPIIPALEAIWQNSAGKGLADFNFRIVTGKFNQLVYNYPIRIPERFSLVIRSLLTQEGICFTLQPDFKFLEVAYPYVAKRLLTDPNPALRERLIQVLFKDGVFQWKRLENLIVLAKENVAKMNQNPALQVTNKQNSRNWQVEKKLDLTETIKDGARMFLIDAGIRRQLIMALTEDSKLHIQELVDVYRLVEEDVDMPAVAFEVLRDLPSVTRDFMLLWSEAVLSDR; translated from the exons ATGGAGTTCTATACAACCTGTCTACCAAGTTCATCCAATGCATCACGCCATTTCTTGCCTGTGAGGGGCTGCCATGTATTTAAGTGCAGAAACAATATGAGCTATTGTGCTCATCCAAGATTAAGGCCCCCTGTACGGCGAAGCAAACAATTCCTGTCATTTCGGATCAAAAATGCTGCATCAACTAGTTCTGCACCTGCTTCTCAAAAGATGGCTCCATCATCAAGCAGGAAtgggaaaataacaaaaaagagTTCGACGGAGAAGTTTAGTGCCATGGAGCAGCTTGATATTGAACGTGGCGTTTGTATACCATTCCGCAAATATACCCCAGAGACA GTCAGGAACAAGGTTTTGGAATCTAGAGGGGCTATATTATCTCTTATAGGTCGAGGGGTGGAGATAGTCTGGAACTTGGGTCTCTACTGGTCTGCCCTCACCTATGATTGCTTGGTTGGACGAGATGAGGAAGTAGTTCCTTACCGTGCTCGCCAGCTTCGAAACCTATTATGCAATTTGGGACCATCTTTTATTAAAGCTGGGCag GTTCTGGCAAATAGACCGGATATAATCCGCGAAGATTATATGAATGAGCTCTGCATTCTCCAAGATGATGTCCCCCCTTTTCCTAATCAG GAAGCCTTTGCCATAATTGAAGAGGAGTTGGGGCAACCTCTTGAAAAGGTATTCAGCAGAATCTCATCCAAGACAATAGCAGCTGCAAGTTTGGGCCAAGTTTACCGGGCCACTTTAAGGGAGACAAGGGAAGATGTTGCCATAAAG GTACAAAGACCTGGGATAGAACCAATAATCTATCGTGATCTTTTTCTGTTCCGAACGCTGGCTTCCTTTTTGAATGGTATCAGTCTGCAGAAACTGGGTTGCAATGCAGAGCTTATTGTAGATGAATTTGGTGAAAAACTTCTGGAAGAACTTGACTACACTCTT GAAGCTCGGAATATGGAGGACTTCTTGGAGAATTTTAAGAACGATCCAACCGTCAAGATTCCACGAGCTTATAAGCAGCTTTCTGGTCCACGTGTTTTAGTAATGGAGTGGATTGATGGTATTCGGTGCACTGACCCAGAG GCCATCAGAGAAGCAGGCATTGATGTAAATGGGTTTTTGACAGTTGGGGTGAGTGCTGCACTGCGGCAGCTGCTAGAATTTGGGTTATTTCATGGAGATCCACATCCTGGAAATATTTTTGCTATGCGTGATGGTCGTATTGCTTATGTAGACTTTGGAAATGTGGCTGTGCTTAGTCAG caaaataaacaaattcTGATTGATGCTATCGTCCATGCTGTAAATGAGGACTATGTTGAGATGGCGAATGACTTCACCAGGCTTGGCTTCCTTGCTAGTGGTACAGATGTCTCTCCCATTATTCCTGCTTTAGAGGCAATCTGGCAAAACTCAGCTGGGAAAGGATTGGCTGACTTCAATTTTCGGATTGTCACTG GAAAGTTCAATCAGCTTGTCTACAATTACCCTATCCGTATCCCAGAGAGGTTTTCGCTTGTTATTCGTTCTTTGTTGACCCAAGAAGGCATCTGTTTCACGCTGCAGCCAGATTTTAAGTTTCTTGAG GTTGCATATCCTTATGTAGCAAAGCGCCTATTGACAGACCCGAACCCTGCTCTCCGTGAACGCCTCATTCAG GTTCTATTTAAAGACGGAGTATTCCAGTGGAAACGGCTTGAAAATCTCATAGTTCTTGCGAAGGAAAATGTGGCTAAAATGAACCAGAATCCTGCATTGCAAGTGACAAACAA GCAAAATTCAAGGAATTGGCAAGTTGAAAAGAAATTGGACCTCACAGAAACTATAAAGGATGGAGCACGTATGTTCCTGATTGATGCTGGGATCCGAAGACAACTTATCATGGCTCTAACTGAAGACTCCAAGCTTCACATTCAAGAG CTTGTAGATGTATATCGATTAGTCGAAGAAGATGTAGATATGCCTGCAGTCGCTTTCGAGGTCTTGCGAG ACTTGCCTTCTGTCACACGTGATTTCATGCTCTTATGGAGTGAGGCGGTCCTGTCAGATCGGTGA